Proteins encoded in a region of the Pseudomonas syringae KCTC 12500 genome:
- the smc gene encoding chromosome segregation protein SMC gives MRLKCIKLAGFKSFVDPTTVNFPSNMAAVVGPNGCGKSNIIDAVRWVMGESSAKNLRGESMTDVIFNGSTSRKPVSQASIELVFDNSDGTLVGEYAAYAEISIRRKVTRDSQNSYYLNGTKCRRRDITDIFLGTGLGPRSYSIIEQGMISKLIEAKPEDLRNFIEEAAGISKYKERRRETENRIRRTHENLARLTDLREELERQLERLHRQAQAAEKYQEYKAEERQLKAQLSALRWQALNDLVGQREAVIGNQEVGFEALVADQRSADASIERLRDGHHDLSERFNLVQGRFYSVGGDIARVEQSIQHGQQRLRQLQDDLREAERARQETESHLGHDTTLLATLGEELEMLEPEQEMTSAAAEESAIALEDAEAAMQGWQEKWDVFNQQSAEPQRQAQVQQSRIQQLEQSIERLAERQRRLAEERQLLAADPEDAAILQLSEDLATRDMTLEELHMGEEQAVERLEQLREALQHASQAQQQAQGELQRLNGRLASLEALQQAALDPDTGTAEWLRDQQLAERPRLAEGLSVEAGWELAVETVLGADLQAVLVDDFDGLDLAGFQQGDLRLLSAGADTVRAPGSLLEKVDSTVDLSAWLSQVIPVENLDEALARRAQLSAGQSLISRDGYWVGRHFLRVRRASEAQSGVLARGKELQRLSLERDEREATLATLEEQLLVLREQQSQEEDAREQLRRRVQDETRQQSELKAQLSAVRVKVEQLTLRRTRLDEELAELGEQRAVEHEQLGESRLQLQDALDSMAQDTEQREVLQAQRDALRERLDRIRQDARQHKDHSHQLAVRLGSIKAQYDSTRQALERLRMQSERLTEKREQLSLNLEEGEAPLEELRLKLEELLERRMVVDDEMRIAKNALEDADRELREAEKRRTQAEQQSQLLRGQLEQQRLEWQALTVRRKALQDQLHEDGYDLHGVLATLTPEASEQAAEQQLESIAGRIQRLGAINLAAIDEYQQQSERKRYLDAQDADLVEALDTLENVIRKIDKETRNRFKDTFDQINSGIQALFPKVFGGGSAYLELTGEDLLDTGVTIMARPPGKKNSTIHLLSGGEKALTALALVFAIFKLNPAPFCMLDEVDAPLDDANVGRYARLVKEMSQTVQFIYITHNKIAMEMADQLMGVTMHEPGCSRLVAVDVEQAMALVDA, from the coding sequence GTGCGCCTGAAGTGCATCAAGCTGGCGGGGTTCAAATCTTTCGTCGACCCCACCACGGTGAACTTCCCCAGCAACATGGCGGCTGTCGTCGGCCCCAATGGCTGTGGCAAATCCAACATCATCGACGCCGTGCGCTGGGTCATGGGCGAAAGCTCGGCCAAGAACCTGCGCGGCGAGTCGATGACCGACGTCATCTTCAACGGCTCCACCAGCCGTAAACCGGTCAGCCAGGCCAGCATCGAACTGGTCTTCGACAACTCCGACGGCACGCTGGTGGGCGAGTACGCGGCATATGCGGAAATCTCCATTCGCCGCAAAGTGACCCGCGACAGCCAGAACAGCTACTACCTCAACGGCACCAAGTGCCGCCGTCGCGACATCACCGATATCTTCCTCGGCACCGGCCTGGGGCCGCGCAGCTATTCGATCATCGAACAGGGCATGATCTCCAAACTGATCGAGGCCAAGCCTGAAGATCTGCGCAACTTCATCGAAGAAGCCGCGGGGATCTCCAAGTACAAGGAGCGGCGCCGGGAAACCGAAAACCGCATTCGTCGCACCCACGAGAACCTGGCGCGCCTGACCGACCTGCGTGAAGAGCTCGAGCGTCAACTGGAGCGTCTGCACCGACAGGCTCAGGCTGCCGAGAAGTATCAGGAATACAAGGCTGAAGAGCGCCAGCTGAAAGCGCAATTGTCGGCCCTGCGCTGGCAGGCGCTGAATGATCTGGTAGGTCAGCGCGAGGCGGTGATCGGCAATCAGGAAGTGGGCTTCGAGGCGTTGGTGGCCGATCAGCGCAGTGCCGATGCCAGTATCGAAAGGCTGCGTGACGGCCACCATGACCTGTCCGAACGCTTCAACCTGGTGCAGGGCCGCTTTTATTCGGTCGGCGGCGACATTGCCCGCGTCGAGCAGAGCATTCAGCACGGTCAGCAGCGGCTGCGCCAGTTGCAGGATGACCTGCGAGAAGCCGAGCGTGCCCGCCAGGAAACCGAATCGCACCTTGGGCACGACACCACCTTGCTCGCCACCCTCGGCGAAGAGCTGGAGATGCTTGAGCCCGAGCAGGAAATGACCAGCGCCGCCGCCGAGGAGTCGGCCATCGCTCTGGAAGACGCCGAAGCGGCCATGCAGGGCTGGCAGGAAAAGTGGGACGTCTTCAATCAACAATCCGCCGAGCCGCAGCGTCAGGCACAGGTCCAGCAGTCACGCATTCAGCAGCTGGAACAGAGCATCGAACGCCTTGCAGAGCGCCAGCGGCGTCTGGCCGAAGAGCGTCAACTGCTGGCCGCGGACCCGGAAGATGCGGCCATTCTGCAATTGAGCGAAGACCTCGCCACCCGCGACATGACCCTTGAAGAGCTGCACATGGGTGAAGAGCAGGCGGTCGAGCGTCTTGAGCAATTGCGCGAGGCATTGCAGCACGCCAGTCAGGCGCAACAGCAGGCGCAGGGCGAGCTGCAACGTCTCAATGGCCGGCTGGCGTCCCTGGAGGCGCTGCAGCAGGCTGCACTTGACCCGGACACCGGCACCGCCGAGTGGCTGCGTGATCAGCAACTGGCCGAGCGACCGCGTCTGGCCGAGGGGCTGAGCGTTGAAGCCGGCTGGGAGCTGGCCGTGGAAACCGTGCTTGGCGCGGATTTGCAGGCCGTGCTGGTGGATGACTTCGATGGCCTCGATCTGGCCGGTTTTCAGCAGGGCGATCTGCGCTTGCTCAGCGCGGGTGCTGATACGGTTCGTGCGCCGGGCAGCTTGCTGGAAAAGGTCGACAGTACGGTTGATCTGTCTGCCTGGCTGAGCCAGGTGATTCCGGTGGAGAACCTGGACGAGGCGCTGGCGCGACGCGCACAACTCAGCGCCGGACAAAGCCTGATCAGCCGTGACGGCTACTGGGTGGGGCGGCACTTTTTGCGTGTACGCCGCGCCAGCGAAGCGCAGAGTGGCGTGCTGGCGCGCGGTAAGGAATTGCAGCGGCTGAGTCTGGAGCGCGATGAGCGCGAGGCGACGCTGGCCACTTTAGAAGAGCAATTACTGGTCTTGCGCGAGCAGCAGTCGCAGGAGGAAGACGCCCGTGAGCAGTTGCGCCGTCGCGTGCAGGACGAAACCCGTCAGCAAAGCGAACTGAAAGCGCAGCTGTCGGCGGTCCGGGTAAAAGTCGAGCAGTTGACCCTGCGGCGCACCCGCCTTGATGAGGAACTGGCCGAGCTGGGCGAGCAGCGCGCAGTCGAGCACGAGCAACTTGGCGAATCGCGCCTGCAATTGCAGGACGCGCTGGACAGCATGGCGCAGGATACCGAACAGCGCGAGGTGCTGCAGGCTCAGCGTGATGCGCTGCGTGAGCGTCTGGACCGGATACGTCAGGATGCGCGGCAGCACAAGGATCACAGTCATCAACTGGCGGTGCGTCTGGGCTCGATCAAGGCGCAATACGATTCGACCCGCCAGGCGCTGGAGCGCCTGCGCATGCAGTCCGAAAGGCTTACCGAGAAGCGCGAACAACTGAGCCTGAATCTGGAGGAGGGCGAGGCACCGCTCGAAGAGCTGCGCCTCAAGCTTGAAGAGTTGCTGGAACGGCGCATGGTGGTCGATGACGAAATGCGCATCGCCAAGAACGCACTCGAAGACGCTGACCGCGAATTGCGTGAGGCAGAAAAACGCCGCACCCAGGCCGAGCAGCAATCGCAACTGCTGCGTGGCCAGCTGGAACAACAGCGTCTGGAGTGGCAGGCACTGACGGTGCGTCGCAAAGCTTTGCAAGACCAACTGCATGAAGACGGCTACGACCTGCACGGCGTGCTCGCCACGCTGACGCCGGAAGCCAGCGAACAGGCTGCCGAGCAGCAACTGGAAAGCATCGCCGGGCGTATTCAGCGTCTGGGCGCAATCAACCTCGCGGCCATCGACGAGTATCAGCAGCAGTCCGAGCGCAAGCGCTATCTGGATGCGCAGGATGCCGATCTGGTCGAAGCGCTGGACACTCTGGAAAACGTCATCCGCAAGATCGACAAGGAGACCCGAAACCGCTTCAAGGATACCTTCGATCAGATAAATAGCGGAATTCAGGCACTTTTCCCAAAAGTTTTCGGTGGTGGCTCCGCTTATTTGGAACTGACAGGCGAAGATTTACTCGATACTGGGGTGACAATCATGGCGCGTCCCCCTGGCAAGAAGAACAGCACCATTCATTTGCTGTCGGGCGGTGAAAAAGCCCTGACGGCGCTGGCGCTGGTGTTTGCCATTTTCAAACTCAATCCTGCGCCGTTTTGCATGCTTGACGAGGTGGATGCGCCGCTGGATGACGCCAACGTGGGTCGCTATGCACGCTTGGTGAAAGAAATGTCACAA